One Triticum dicoccoides isolate Atlit2015 ecotype Zavitan chromosome 3B, WEW_v2.0, whole genome shotgun sequence genomic window, tggaagaagaaatctatattttgggacctaccctactggaaatacctagaggtccgctcttcaattgacgtgatgcacgtgacgaagaacctttgcgtgaacctgctaggcttcttgggcgtgtatggaaagacaaaagatacagctgaggcacgggaggacctgcaacgtttgcactaaaaagacggcatgcctccaaagcagtatgaaggtcttgccagctatgctcttaccaaagaagagaaggaaatcttctttgaatgcctgcttagtatgaaggtcccgactggcttctcgtcgaatataaagggaataataaatatgccagaaaaaaagttccagaacctaaagtctcatgactgccacgtgattatgacgcaactgcttccagttgcattgagggggcttctaccggaaaacgtccgattagccattgtgaagctatgtgcattcctcaatgcaatctctcagaaggtgatcgatccagaaatcataccaaggctaaggagtgatgtggtgcaatgtcttgtcagtttcgagctggtgttcccaccatccttcttcaatatcatgacgcacgtcctagttcatctagtcgacgagattgtcattttgggccccgtatttctacacaatatgtacccctttgagaggttcatgggagtcctaaagaaatatgtccgtaactgcactaggacagaaggaagcatctccatgggccatcaaacagaggatgtcatcgggttttgtgttgacttcattcctggccttaagaagatatgtctccctaaatcgcggtatgaggggagactggctggaaaaggcacgcttggaagggactcaataatatgcagggacggatattcttggtctcaagcacgctacacagctctatagaactctaccttggtgaccccgtatgtcgatgaacacaagaacagtctgcgctccaaacacccggagcagtgcgacgactggattacatgtgaacatatcaggactttcagcagttggttggaaacacgtctcagaggtgacaactctGTTTGTGATGAACTGTACTTGttctccaggggaccatcttcgattgTTACAATTTGAaaaggatacaagataaatgggaatacattttacacgattgaccaagataaaaagagcaccaaccaaaacagcggtgttcgctttgatgcaacaaccgagaggggaaaggacacgtattatggttacatagtggacatatgggaacttgactacggacatgattttaaggttcctttgtttaagtgcaaatgggtcaatttgtcaggaggcggggtacagatagactcatagtacggaatgacaacagtggatctgaaaaatcttgggtacactaacgaaccgttcgtcctagccaatgatgtgacacatgttatttatgtgaaggacatgtctaccagaccgagaaaaagaaaagataaggaagcgaatacatcatacgatgagccaaagtgccacatagttctttcaggaaaaagggacatcgtgggagtggagggcaagacagacatgtctgaagattatgaaaagtttcatgaaattcctcccttcaaagtcaaggctgaccctagcatcctgataaacgatgaagattgtccatggttacggcgcaataagcaaatgatacaagcgaagaaaaagtgaagactttctcccgcaactattatgatgataccatgccaaatttgtaacagacgagtatgataccattgtccgttttgtacatgcacatgctatgtgcgtgaaattatgataccatgccaactttcaactttttcagagttcatttgaaatgctttaatgtcttatggttcggccctcgtaataccattaatcccggtgcgctccttgtcaactatgttctcaccaagaacactctcaagagggcagccacgtgggccattggtcccggttcgtctggatcttTTTTCTAtgtaggcgcatctatgttcatttttttagtaaagttaatcacaaacttgtgattcacacaaatttcaaagaattcaaattttaactattcaaatttgaaaactaatggcactaatagaaagtttataatttttctgacctaaaagcaaaaaagaattaaaaaataaagcaaaaaacaaaagaaaataaataatgcaaaaaacaaaacaaaaaaactgggaaaaaaaataaaaaaattgccacctattgggccaccacggcctgaatacgactagaaacccaacccgggccaggattcaggcccgcagtaggcccaataggcccacagcggcatagtgtgagattaggcccgtaagcctgcatttgagaggagctcgagagggtagccgcagcagggcttataaaccacttcgagcccctctcaactagcgaggtgggacaaaATTTTGGTCGTGACGCAGGCAgcgcaggggcctttggtcccggttggcggcaccaaccgggactaaaggggtgcattggtcccggttcgtggcaccaaccggtaccaatgcccaccctttagtcccggttcgtggcaccaaccgggaccaaaggccgccgcttcccgccctttgggatgctgaaaagaggcctttgatcccgcttggtggcacgaaccgggactaaNNNNNNNNNNNNNNNNNNNNNNNNNNNNNNNNNNNNNNNNNNNNNNNNNNNNNNNNNNNNNNNNNNNNNNNNNNNNNNNNNNNNNNNNNNNNNNNNNNNNNNNNNNNNNNNNNNNNNNNNNNNNNNNNNNNNNNNNNNNNNNNNNNNNNNNNNNNNNNNNNNNNNNNNNNNNNNNNNNNNNNNNNNNNNNNNNNNNNNNNNNNNNNNNNNNNNNNNNNNNNNNNNNNNNNNNNNNNNNNNNNNNNNNNNNNNNNNNNNNNNNNNNNNNNNNNNNNNNNNNNNNNNNNNNNNNNNNNNNNNNNNNNNNNNNNNNNNNNNNNNNNNNNNNNNNNNNNNNNNNNNNNNNNNNNNNNNNNNNNNNNNNNNNNNNNNNNNNNNNNNNNNNNNNNNNNNNNNNNNNNNNNNNNNNNNNNNNNNNNNNNNNNNNNNNNNNNNNNNNNNNNNNNNNNNNNNNNNNNNNNNNNNNNNNNNNNNNNNNNNNNNNNNNNNNNNNNNNNNNNNNNNNNNNNNNNNNNNNNNNNNNNNNNNNNNNNNNNNNNNNNNNNNNNNNNNNNNNNNNNNNNNNNNNNNNNNNNNNNNNNNNNNNNNNNNNNNNNNNNNNNNNNNNNNNNNNNNNNNNNNNNNNNNNNNNNNNNNNNNNNNNNNNNNNNNNNNNNNNNNNNNNNNNNNNNNNNNNNNNNNNNNNNNNNNNNNNNNNNNNNNNNNNNNNNNNNNNNNNNNNNNNNNNNNNNNNNNNNNNNNNNNNNNNNNNNNNNNNNNNNNNNNNNNNNNNNNNNNNNNNNNNNNNNNNNNNNNNNNNNNNNNNNNNNNNNNNNNNNNNNNNNNNNNNNNNNNNNNNNNNNNNNNNNNNNNNNNNNNNNNNNNNNNNNNNNNNNNNNNNNNNNNNNNNNNNNNNNNNNNNNNNNNNNNNNNNNNNNNNNNNNNNNNNNNNNNNNNNNNNNNNNNNNNNNNNNNNNNNNNNNNNNNNNNNNNNNNNNNNNNNNNNNNNNNNNNNNNNNNNNNNNNNNNNNNNNNNNNNNNNNNNNNNNNNNNNNNNNNNNNNNNNNNNNNNNNNNNNNNNNNNNNNNNNNNNNNNNNNNNNNNNNNNNNNNNNNNNNNNNNNNNNNNaactctcgaggacacccaaaccctagagaaaaaacgatgttggtctcctaccccctcccgctgcgcccctacacgacaaactctcttgaggccacccaaatttaccaagttaaaagagcgttgtcgtcgaggccaccccaaacccttgaagcgttgtgtcgaggccaccccaaacccttgaagcgttgtctaggccaccccaaaccctagagaagcagcatcgaggccactagattagctagctagttctacgtttgccactaatatatatccatctgtaccatgtttgaataataattgacatgttgtaaatatttacagaaactatggagcactaccgagacgaagcaacagaagcgatgttgggggagataatcgcagaaggaactgatgtcgttgcgtcatttttgaacgacgtcgttggtcaggaaggactgggtgaagaagagggctatgttcatgatggctccgtcccattaatgccggtacaagaagagggctatgttcatgatggctccggtgatgatCCAATAGAGGTAcacgaaggagaccgtgctgactgctccggtgacctaaCCGAGTCCgggcaggtatatatatatattagttaagcccgtgctgactagttaattgatgcattcattgttttggtatatgtacacatattaattaactctcgtctttcttcctttttctagccctccggatcgagcacaacttcggtaaggagacgaggcccgaagaaaaagttgagctcggatgaaaagtttgagatcacagcaatcgcgcgtgaCGGCGaatcgattgaacccatccggacaaagaacgcatttgttgctcagtgcggggttcttgttagggacaagatcccgatcagcatccatcaatggtataagcctaaggaggaagaccctcaggtgtcttatgtcagtgatatgcagaaagatgatctttggactgagctgaaggcaaatttcaccctaccgccagagggggatccggagaagccagttaaagagcaattaatcaagtcttgtgctcttaaggagATGgaaggcctattcaggaggtggatgaAAGAGCTCAAAAAGTTTGTcgccaaagaagagacaccagaattcatcggcaaatatgagaagatcagagatcactggcccgcatttgtggcctacacgacattggaaaagagtaagaagatgtcggcgacaaacaagcaaaatgctactacgaagaagtttcaccatcgcacggggtcaggtggctacctgcaagcccggcctaagtggtccaaggctgagaatgatctgcttgataaagggatcgaaccggagataatgagatggccacaccgttgccggacttggttcttcggggctggtggaaccatggaccctgtatcagggaagtgccattggacggacgagcaactgaaaacaccagtcacaaggcttcggcagtatatccatgcagcgcagcaagggacgttcgttccagacagggagaaggacgagatcacaatggccctcgggaatcctgagcaccctggacggacacgaggcacgccaggctccattccgtggaaggttggttttccgaacgcagggggttacaaaacccacgagaggaggaagaaactagagcaaagccaactgcaggcactgcacgaaagggtaatcgggctagaggaacgagaagcagatcacaACAAACGACCtgtcgaagcttcccccgaagctaccccgccatctcaacggagaagcagcgtggcttccaccgagctgcttcagccggagcatgtcttgacggctcctgccagctatcccgtggatgctatcatgggggctcaaaattgccaccttatgatgcgatggatgaatttgaaggtcgaggcggctgttggctctgtttatcctactaaacacggtgcaacttttcactgccggccgattccagaaggatatgctagggtgatgctggatgaaataacagagggatttgaggacctccagcttgactaccctaccggtgaaggggagactaggctgggttttgctctgaagactccatgcctatggcggaaggagctcatcaaccttccgaactggacgcctccgcctcctccccctcctccggcgagtcagggcactccgcctcctccaccgcctcctcctccggcgagtgtcgatcagggcactgggcctccttctccggcgcgcggcggcactccgcctccttctccgcctgcgccggcgtgcccgagcagccaacagcctcctccttctccggcgcgtggtggcactccgcctccttctccacctgcgccGGCGTGCctaagcagccagcagcctcctccttctccggcgcgtggtggcactccgcctccttctccgcctgcgccggtgcgcccgagcagccagcagcctcctccttctccgcctcgccagcaagggcggaagagacccgccatcgccccggctgctccggcgcgtcgtagtccttctcctccgccttgtaagcaagcacgaaagaagacaggcgccacaaccgctccgtctgctccggcgtctagcagtacagccagcagaggcgggaggcaatacagatacggtccacctctcaagcctctagagaagttaccgtacgagaggaccgaggaggaaaacacgaCGACCGTGCGGGCccacgtgaaggacttctttgaaggggtgaacgcAAAGAgatatccacctccggaggagaaggtagatccggtgaaagcaaagcgcactatcgatgccctgaggaaaccaccaaagtctccgccgagaaccaactatgagcgcattacgaacagacatatctcgaagccCAACAGTCGGGAAGTACtttcagtgataaaaggttaaaagaacgagcagctgggaaaaaaatgcccagctcggcgaacaagcatagtaatagtgccccccgctcaatgtgtctagcggcgacatcgtcgctaatgctccggggatggtggccggttatggcaatcttggagattacctgcctgacgatcaacttccagatttcttggaggtggacgaacacagatacgagtacgggaagcctctcgtcaaagatgaaaaatctctaacaactttGATGCGAAGAtttcatgattggtacatgaaaacctgaagagagtctgaggggacgaatgctttgtatctgaatattaaagaggagcacgaactCGTTGaaactgatctgttgactgttccatttgatgagctcttcgtgttcttcaatcaaaaggccctcgataaactaacggtcttttgctactgtctgtaagtactatttctgtcattaagtctttatatatagctcggctctttcattgcatgtatttatagttaattatcctcactatattatgcagattgaagatcatcgagtgcaaaaaacaagaaatgtatgatattgggttcactaacacaaatatcatagaggaatttctggttgaaaaggacgccgaagaggccgaggggtacttgctacaatcgttgatcaaaaatcaaaacaaagatttaataatctttccttacaacttcaagtgagtgtttgtagtaatgtaattgatgagttatgcatgcgtgcgcagattccactatgttcttctggagattaagcttgagcggggagtagtaaacgtcttagactcgagacgaaaagatccccaaacctatgcggacatgactaaaatgctcaacaagtaagttcaatcgatcatttatcgcaccatatcagcaactttttgttcatttcctgatatctcaagtaataataattattttctttgtcttgcagggtttggaaacagttaaccacagaagttccgggactgccgaaggagctgcgatatacatacccgaaagtaagtactactagctagctagttgcgcgcatctcccgttgattctatagctgtactttcatcaatgccatttataatgcttcattatcagtttgattgacctctatttctcgtaaagtgcttgtggcaggaacaaggaaatgatttccgtggatactacgtgtgcgagttcatctacaacgtgatttttaaaaataagcggggctactctaaaagacaatatgaagtgcgtaagcaataatattcacaatttcattttattacaccatcatttctgttgagtttcattcatatatgtattaacccccttcttcaaattagacgtggtagatgcgggatgaactcctagaacaagatcgcatgaaagcaattcaagaggaattggcgggattctttcttgaccacgtcattaataaagccggagaatatcatgtggaaattgatttcaaatgctaggggattgtaagagattttacatattgtatatgtatgtagccagtagcgtcggatagataatacgaaaacttgttgttcgatcaaaatctcggagaaggagaggtcgatcgatcacttctctcggtatgcatgacgaacttctgtacttaatggtttccttcattttcttactagctaacgtgtcgagggcctctctatgtatagtacgtagcgtcgaccaagcacggacataagagaggacacttctctctattaattagctagctaacacaatatattaaacacctaaattaaccccccaaaacccccaaccccccccccttaaaaaaaacaaaaaccacggccactgaaatgctgacgcgtggatgccttttggttccggttgatgccaccaaccgggaccaaaggccctcctgcctgggctcggcgcaccggccacgtggaggcacatctgtcccggttcatgttagaaccgggactaaagggggggcattagtaacgaacctttagtcccggttcaagaaccgggactaaaggcccttacgaaccgggacaaatgccccttTTCTACCAGTGTGTCAAGACGATCGTAGTTTTCGGATTAAGAGCATGGCATTTTTATTTTTAAtagcatggcatttttattattaggATGATGGCAGATTTGTTGTTAACAAGATGCCAATTTTATTATTTGAGAGAGTTTTATAATTAAGATGATGAAAATTTGCATTTTTATTGGCATGCCACTCTTTGTTATCATATTAAATTTGGAAATTAGAGAAACAACAGTTTTATAAAGTAGCTTGGCAATTTTCTTTCGAGAGTACATGCCATTATCATAAATTTATGTGTTTCCCTGTTTTCTACTATAAGATAATGTGCATTTTTAACAATAAGATAATACGTCAATTAACAGTAATAATGGCCATGAACAGTTGATCGTGCATAAGACCATCAATAACATTAAATACACGCCCATTATGATACCTCTCCTAGCACGAAGGGCAAGAAAACCACACATGAGTAGGGTGTTATCTCCCCGATGAGGACCCCAACTATATCTGGTCATGGGCCGGGTCTAAAAAAGACCATGACAGAAAACTGAGGCCCATGCCCTCCCAGAccctaccatcgggcctacttttcaagcccaagcccggcccatctggtaaaaagccctcaaaagcccttagggcttagggccgtggcCGGGCCTCTTCCTgaaaatgccaatatgccaagcctAAGCCCGTACAGGCCCTGTTGGTGGGCTCAAAACTTAGGCCCAAGCTCGGCCCACAAGCAAGCCCATcaggcctaggccctggattttagggccgggcctgagatggccaggactaacCCCAACCTATATAATCCTTTATGCGTACTTCCATTTGCTTATTCGGTAGACAAAATGCTCCTACTTTCATACCCCCTAGTATTACCAGGATTTTATCCACGACAATAATACAAGTGTGGAAAACGGTGAGAATGTTATCACTAACCAGGCTCTAATTTTTTTTTATTAGCATCTATCATAACATCCTGTGGCACCGACCATAGACAATTTCTCTCAACTAAGTCAGCTTTAATTTTAACATCTCGTTAGCTTCTAGAAGTGTAAATGATTTCAATGGTTTATTCACGTATGTTTTATTTACAAAGTTAGGCACTTTTCAGTTCAGTTTAATCTAGTTAGCATCAGCACAAGAttaatgacatggaaaaatgtatATAGTAGACTAGGAACATCTAGCATATATGCAAATGGACCAAAGGCACATGTCAACTGAGAGAGGTTCACACCATGAGAGCGTTCACAGAAAACTCTAGTGCTATAGCGTCATCATCCATGGTGGTGAAGACAAGGTGATCGTCCGTCATAGAGGAAATGGGCGGACATACCTCACTTGGTGCAGGTTCTCAAGGGACACGGTTTTGGAGGGCTATGCACGCAGGCGCCAGGATGGTGTCGCCGGACAAGCAACGCAACACTACGAACTTAGACAGAGCGTGTGCATTCTGTTTACTGTTGTGTCTATTCTATATATAGCCTCTCTACTCTGCATCTCCTCAACATAGAGAGGACACCCGGGAGAATGAAAATATCCAACTGACACGTGATGGAAGAACTCTCTGAAAGTGGAAAACGCGTCCATAGTAAGATCGAGTATTAACACATACACCCAAAGGTAGGCACTGCCCTGCCATGCAAAAAATTAATAGTTCTTACAACAAGATGCATAACATTAAGCTAAACTCGAATGCGATTCACCAAATTTGATGTGGGTTGCGCGGCATGAGGACGACGGCCCCGGAGTTCGAGGGCGGCGTCACCACGATCCACCAGATCCTGCCCCGGAATCGCCTGCCTGCGCTGAAGCCCAGGACTTGCCCATCGTCGGAGATGTGGAGGGAGATGGGCGGGgatgggaggaagaggaggaggaggatgcgatggcgccggagcgctgcttaAATAGCCGTGGCCAAGCCATGCAGAGGGCCGGTTAGCCGCTTCAATGCGGCGCAACGGCCGGACTTGGTTCCTCAGGAACCCGCATCCGCAATGAAGCAGTTTCTACCAAGAGGTCGCGTCGGTCAGCGCCGCCCTCCCTTCCTCCGATCACATTGCACCATCAATGCCGGCCTTGGCATGCTCTAGGCCGGTATGAATGCGGCGCGGTAAGCGGCGTGTTCATCGGAAGGAAAGCGCGGGAGGGGCGGGTGACGGGTTTTTGATGggacagggcggtcagaagcgggcgtgggagcggtccggactcccgcaaacctcTCTCATTTTTGTGTCCAGTTTGCGGGAGAAATCGCGTCCGGACCTCCCTACGGACCGATAGAAGACTACGTTGGATGACTTCGGCGGTCCGGACGGTTGCGAGAGGTTTGATGGTTggggttggagatgcccttaccatGCAAGTCAAATAAAACTTTCAGATTTGAGAATTTTAGATTTGTGCCGAGACCCATAAAATATAACAAAAAATATACTCCAATGAATTAGCATGAAATTGCCTGTTCATAGTTGATAATGAAGAGTATGGAAACATTTCCACCCATCAATCTTGTTTCCGTTTAAACCAGTTGCTCATTGTCAGTCTCGATTCTGCGGATGCTTGATTGATGGCGTGCATCGGAATCCTCCTCGTCGGTGCGATGTGTCAGAAGGTCAATGCATCTCATGGAAGCACCTTGCATGGGCTTTTCACTCGGTCAGTCAGTCTCACGCTGCATCGATCACGCCCATGCATGCACACCTTCCTGTGCACGCCGCAGCCAGATCCGACACTGTGGCAGTCGAAAACAATTTAACTACTACTCGTAGTACACTCCTCATCGTCAACGGGAAATCGCCATTAATTCCGGTGCCGAGACTCGAGAGATCGCACATGCCTCACCTCCAGTATATAAAGAAGGTCGCACCCACCAACGGAATGACACTCGCAAGTTAAGTCAACACTCAACACCAGCACCAAACCTCTCCGGCCAAGAAAGATGGCGCGGCTCCCCCTCCTGGTCCTGGCCGTCTCGCTCGccgtgctggcgtcgccggcgtcgTCCAAACGTGTTCGGTCGGTGCTCGCTCCGGTCACCAAGGACCCCGCCACCCGCCTCTACACCATCCCATTCCACTACGGCGCCAACATCGTGGTCGACACCGCCGGACCGCTCGTCTGGTCCACGTGCGCACCCGACCACCTGCCGGCGGCGTTCCCGTGCAAGAGCGCCACCTGCAGGCTCGCGAACAAGTACCACGTCCCGAGCTGCAGCGAGAGCGCGGCTGACAAGCTCTGCGACCACAGTCACAAGGTGTGCAGGGCCTTCCCGTACAACCCGGTCACCGGCGCGTGCGCGGCCGGGGACCTGATCCACACCAGGTTCGTCGCCAACACCACCGACGGGAAAAACCCGGTGAGCCAGGTGAACGTTCGGGCCGTGGCGGCGTGCGCGCCAAGCAAACTCCTCGAGTCGCTGCCGCAGGGCGCCTCGGGCGTGGCGGGGCTCGCGGGCTCCGACCTGGCGCTGCCGGCGCAGGTGGCGTCCGAGCAGAAGGTCTCCAACAAGTTCCTCCTCTGCCTCCCTCGCGGCCTCTCAAGCGACCCCGGCGTGGCCGTCTTCGGCGGCGGCCCGCTCCACTTCATGGCGCAGCCGGAGAGGGACTACACGAAGGAGCTGGCCTACACGCCGCTCGTCGCCAAGAAGGGCAACCCCGCGCACTACATCTCGATCAAGTCCATCGCCGTGGAGAGCGCCCGCGTGCCCGTCCCGGCGCAG contains:
- the LOC119278483 gene encoding chitinase CLP-like, whose translation is MARLPLLVLAVSLAVLASPASSKRVRSVLAPVTKDPATRLYTIPFHYGANIVVDTAGPLVWSTCAPDHLPAAFPCKSATCRLANKYHVPSCSESAADKLCDHSHKVCRAFPYNPVTGACAAGDLIHTRFVANTTDGKNPVSQVNVRAVAACAPSKLLESLPQGASGVAGLAGSDLALPAQVASEQKVSNKFLLCLPRGLSSDPGVAVFGGGPLHFMAQPERDYTKELAYTPLVAKKGNPAHYISIKSIAVESARVPVPAQALATGGAVLCTRSPFTLLRSDVFLPLVDAFTKALAKQGAQGGPVAKAVKPYAPFQLCYDTRTLANTRTGYLVPAVTLTLGGGKNWRMDGLSLMVDMGPTTACLAFVQMQGVKGGDGSAPSVLIGGFQMENTVLEFDMKKKRLGFARLSSFTQCSHFNFTTRSA